Proteins encoded within one genomic window of Fusobacterium varium:
- a CDS encoding Nif3-like dinuclear metal center hexameric protein: MILKVKDIIGNLEKKYPKANAENWDNVGLIVGKLNQEVRKVQLSLDATDKAIENAIKNGAELIITHHPMIFKPVKTITTMDNLGRKIIKLIENNRSLYAMHTNLDSSKDGLNDYILNLLGVENSKIIDVNEFDSEVGIGRLYTLSKELSIDEYATFVKNSLEIKNIRIISENREKTIKKIALINGSGMSYWRKVKSLGADLFITGDIGYHDALDAKEAGINVFDIGHFESENCFVELLRKDIEGMGIEVITFNDGPVFEIY, encoded by the coding sequence ATGATTTTAAAAGTAAAAGATATAATTGGAAATTTAGAAAAAAAATATCCTAAAGCAAATGCAGAAAACTGGGACAATGTAGGATTGATTGTTGGAAAGTTAAATCAAGAGGTAAGGAAAGTTCAACTTTCTCTTGATGCCACAGATAAAGCCATTGAAAATGCAATAAAGAATGGAGCAGAATTAATAATTACACATCATCCTATGATTTTTAAACCAGTAAAAACTATAACAACAATGGATAATTTAGGAAGAAAAATAATAAAACTTATAGAGAATAATAGATCACTATATGCTATGCATACAAACTTAGACTCATCTAAAGATGGTTTAAATGATTATATTTTAAATTTATTAGGAGTGGAGAATTCAAAGATTATTGATGTAAATGAGTTTGATAGTGAAGTTGGAATAGGAAGGCTATATACACTTTCAAAAGAGCTGAGTATAGATGAATATGCAACTTTTGTTAAAAATAGCTTGGAGATAAAAAATATAAGAATAATTAGTGAAAATAGAGAGAAAACAATAAAAAAAATTGCTTTAATAAATGGTTCTGGAATGAGCTATTGGAGAAAAGTTAAATCTTTAGGAGCAGATCTATTTATAACAGGAGATATAGGGTATCATGATGCTTTAGATGCCAAAGAAGCAGGAATAAATGTTTTTGATATAGGGCATTTTGAAAGTGAAAATTGTTTTGTAGAATTATTAAGGAAAGATATAGAGGGAATGGGTATTGAGGTTATAACTTTTAATGATGGACCTGTTTTTGAAATATATTAA
- a CDS encoding RNA polymerase subunit sigma: MKSIKLKDLEKLIIDKYSEDEKFKEFLKENRDLEVEVVVENIKLKELEDMEEFTEETVIDYLDEIANLEVISEEKEKEQLKNIEDSEEIVIKYLGEVASIGFNYIREGIAYMDIVQEGTVGLMKAISNYNVEEDGEFKNYCRFWIIKEMVLFIQSKVEDIKYEFMNYFKTKKENFGKEHHHEHEEEHEHGEVYLKEEDLLPSIEAIEKRERLVDKKINFFNLSNRLSLRHIEILNLYFGFGKDKRHSIYEIEEKLGLEKGQGETLFQEALLILSTVEGKITL; this comes from the coding sequence ATGAAAAGTATTAAATTAAAAGATTTAGAAAAACTTATAATAGATAAATATTCTGAAGATGAGAAATTTAAAGAGTTTTTAAAAGAGAATAGGGATTTAGAAGTTGAAGTTGTTGTTGAAAATATAAAATTAAAAGAGCTAGAAGATATGGAAGAGTTTACAGAGGAAACTGTTATAGATTATCTTGATGAGATAGCTAATTTAGAAGTTATAAGTGAAGAGAAAGAAAAAGAGCAATTAAAAAATATTGAAGATAGTGAAGAGATTGTAATAAAATATTTAGGAGAGGTAGCCTCAATAGGATTTAACTATATTAGAGAGGGAATAGCTTATATGGATATTGTTCAAGAGGGAACAGTTGGACTTATGAAAGCTATATCAAATTATAATGTAGAGGAAGATGGAGAATTTAAAAACTATTGTAGATTTTGGATAATAAAAGAGATGGTTTTATTTATTCAAAGCAAAGTAGAAGATATAAAATATGAGTTTATGAACTACTTTAAAACTAAAAAAGAAAACTTTGGAAAAGAGCATCACCATGAGCATGAAGAAGAGCATGAACATGGGGAAGTTTATCTAAAAGAGGAAGATCTTTTACCAAGTATTGAAGCTATTGAAAAGAGAGAGAGATTAGTTGATAAAAAAATAAACTTTTTTAACTTAAGTAATAGATTAAGTTTAAGACATATAGAGATTTTAAATCTTTATTTTGGGTTTGGAAAAGATAAGAGACACTCTATATATGAGATAGAGGAAAAATTAGGGCTAGAAAAAGGACAAGGAGAAACTCTTTTCCAAGAAGCACTTTTAATTCTTTCAACTGTTGAAGGGAAGATAACTTTATGA
- the rpoD gene encoding RNA polymerase sigma factor RpoD gives MRDFIKNEKVLSLVRKAMENKCITYEEINDELKSDFPVDKIEQLITGMMEQGIKIVRKEDIDREKKLVTALKTKEKSKAKAKTKPMPAPEEEEIKVIEKEDFPEDDEIDDFIDDRVDDLDDFDHFNPEELEEINEDELISDDLFNLSGDMKVDEPIKMYLREIGQIPLLSHDEELEYAKRALEGDDWAQKQLVEANLRLVVSIAKKHTNRGLKLLDLIQEGNIGLMKAVEKFEYTKGYKFSTYATWWIRQAITRAIADQGRTIRIPVHMIETINKIKKEARIYLQETGKDATPEVLAERLGMEVEKVKAIQEMNQDPISLETPVGSEEDSELGDFVEDQKMLNPYELTNRSLLREQLDGVLNTLSSREERVLRYRYGLDDGSPKTLEEVGKIFKVTRERIRQIEVKALRKLRHPSRRKKLEDFKV, from the coding sequence ATGAGGGATTTTATAAAAAACGAAAAAGTTCTTTCTTTAGTCAGAAAAGCTATGGAAAATAAGTGTATAACTTATGAAGAGATAAACGATGAGCTAAAGAGTGATTTTCCAGTTGATAAAATAGAACAATTGATAACTGGAATGATGGAACAAGGGATAAAAATCGTTAGAAAAGAAGATATAGATAGAGAAAAGAAACTAGTTACTGCTTTAAAAACAAAAGAAAAATCTAAAGCTAAAGCGAAAACAAAACCGATGCCAGCTCCAGAAGAAGAAGAGATAAAAGTAATAGAGAAAGAGGATTTCCCTGAAGATGATGAGATAGATGACTTTATTGATGATAGAGTAGATGATTTAGATGATTTTGATCATTTTAATCCTGAGGAATTAGAAGAGATCAATGAAGATGAATTAATAAGTGATGATCTATTTAATCTATCTGGAGATATGAAAGTTGATGAGCCTATAAAAATGTATTTGAGAGAGATTGGACAAATCCCTCTATTAAGTCACGATGAAGAGCTTGAATATGCTAAGAGAGCTCTTGAAGGTGATGATTGGGCACAAAAACAATTAGTTGAAGCTAACTTAAGACTTGTTGTAAGTATTGCTAAAAAACATACTAATAGAGGTTTAAAACTGTTAGATCTAATTCAAGAAGGAAATATAGGTCTAATGAAAGCAGTTGAGAAATTTGAGTATACAAAAGGATATAAATTCTCAACTTATGCAACGTGGTGGATAAGACAAGCTATAACAAGAGCTATTGCAGATCAAGGTAGAACAATTAGAATCCCAGTTCATATGATAGAAACTATCAATAAGATTAAAAAGGAAGCTAGAATCTATCTTCAAGAAACAGGAAAAGATGCAACTCCAGAAGTATTAGCTGAAAGATTAGGAATGGAAGTTGAAAAGGTAAAAGCTATACAAGAGATGAACCAAGATCCTATATCATTAGAAACTCCAGTAGGAAGTGAAGAGGATAGCGAACTTGGAGATTTTGTTGAGGATCAAAAAATGTTAAATCCTTATGAATTAACTAATAGATCTTTATTGAGAGAACAACTTGATGGAGTATTAAATACATTAAGTAGTAGAGAAGAGAGAGTTTTAAGATATAGATATGGATTAGATGATGGTTCTCCTAAAACTCTAGAAGAAGTTGGAAAAATCTTTAAAGTAACAAGAGAGAGAATCAGACAAATAGAGGTAAAAGCTCTAAGAAAATTAAGACATCCAAGCAGAAGAAAAAAATTAGAGGATTTTAAAGTATAA
- a CDS encoding DNA primase, which produces MKYKTEDIDMLIESLKIEEVVGEFVELKKSGSSYKGLCPFHPDTTPSFMVNPSKNICKCFVCGAGGNPVTFYSKYKKISFSEAVEELSKKYSIPIKGIREDSRENENLERYYKIMEDAHSFFQESIFTNSGREALEYLSNRKINPKIIKENRLGYAPNRWSELNDYLINKGHSLNDIIALGLVKESEKGQYDTFRNRIIFPIYSISGKVIAFGGRTLEKDKEIPKYINSPDTPIFKKGRNLYGLERSSIIKKKNYAMLMEGYMDVLSGYLYGFDVTLAPLGTALTEEQGKLLKRYTSNVILAFDSDAPGQSATERAGLILKSLGFNIRVLVLEGAKDPDEFLKTYGKDEFLKSVKNSVEIFDFLFKYYSREYDLSNTMSKQNFINRFKDFFQCIETDLEKSLYLDKLSKQLDIEKEILKETLIDKNKKKSRKFEEVKESSNFIREAAAPLLEELTLALIVKDKNYFQYFKNKNIRGSLTKKIFSYLERNEEDIENLIKEIKDEIELTKSETEEWEIVVCLAINDFSDEEKTQKLLEEIFVSWFRIEIKEQMKNRENLSRFMKIKSIEMQLSRAGNFSKVLDIYKEYEEIINL; this is translated from the coding sequence ATGAAATACAAAACTGAAGATATAGATATGCTTATTGAGAGTTTAAAAATTGAAGAGGTAGTTGGAGAGTTTGTTGAGTTAAAAAAATCAGGTTCCAGTTATAAAGGGTTGTGTCCATTTCATCCAGACACTACACCATCTTTTATGGTGAATCCAAGTAAAAATATTTGTAAATGTTTCGTATGTGGAGCAGGTGGAAACCCAGTAACATTTTATTCTAAGTATAAAAAAATAAGTTTTTCTGAGGCAGTAGAGGAACTGTCTAAGAAATACAGTATTCCTATAAAAGGTATAAGAGAAGATTCTAGAGAGAATGAAAATCTTGAAAGATATTATAAAATAATGGAAGATGCTCATAGTTTTTTTCAAGAGAGTATATTTACCAATTCTGGAAGAGAGGCTTTAGAGTATCTATCAAATAGAAAGATAAATCCAAAAATTATAAAAGAAAATAGATTAGGTTATGCTCCTAATAGGTGGAGTGAATTAAATGATTATCTTATAAATAAAGGGCATAGTTTAAATGATATAATAGCTCTTGGATTAGTAAAAGAGAGTGAAAAAGGGCAATATGATACTTTTAGAAATAGAATTATTTTTCCTATCTACTCAATTTCTGGAAAGGTTATAGCTTTTGGGGGAAGAACTCTTGAAAAGGATAAAGAGATACCTAAATATATAAATTCACCAGATACTCCTATCTTTAAAAAGGGAAGAAATCTATATGGACTTGAAAGAAGTAGCATAATAAAGAAAAAGAATTATGCTATGTTAATGGAAGGATATATGGATGTTTTATCTGGATATCTATATGGTTTTGATGTGACGTTGGCACCTTTAGGAACAGCACTTACTGAGGAACAGGGAAAGCTTTTAAAGAGATATACTTCAAATGTGATACTAGCTTTTGACTCTGATGCACCAGGGCAATCAGCAACAGAAAGAGCAGGATTAATACTAAAATCTTTAGGATTTAATATTAGAGTTTTAGTTCTTGAGGGAGCAAAGGACCCAGATGAATTTTTAAAAACTTATGGAAAAGATGAATTTTTAAAATCTGTAAAAAATTCTGTGGAGATATTTGACTTCTTATTTAAGTACTACTCAAGAGAGTATGATTTAAGTAATACAATGTCAAAGCAAAATTTTATAAATAGATTTAAAGATTTCTTTCAATGTATAGAAACAGATTTAGAAAAAAGTCTATATTTAGATAAATTATCTAAACAATTAGATATAGAAAAAGAGATATTAAAAGAAACTCTTATAGACAAAAATAAAAAGAAAAGTAGAAAATTTGAAGAGGTAAAAGAGAGTAGTAACTTTATAAGAGAAGCAGCAGCTCCATTGTTAGAAGAGTTAACATTAGCTTTAATAGTTAAAGATAAAAATTACTTTCAATATTTTAAAAATAAAAATATAAGAGGGTCACTTACTAAAAAAATATTTTCGTATCTTGAAAGAAATGAAGAAGATATAGAGAATCTTATAAAAGAGATAAAAGATGAGATAGAATTAACAAAATCTGAAACTGAAGAGTGGGAAATAGTTGTATGTTTAGCAATAAATGATTTTTCTGATGAAGAAAAGACACAAAAGTTATTAGAAGAGATTTTTGTCTCATGGTTTAGGATAGAGATAAAGGAACAGATGAAAAATAGAGAGAATTTGAGCCGTTTCATGAAAATAAAGAGTATAGAGATGCAGTTAAGCAGGGCAGGAAATTTCTCTAAAGTATTGGATATATATAAAGAGTATGAAGAAATAATTAATCTATAA
- a CDS encoding peptidylprolyl isomerase produces the protein MAIRKFRKQMKPIIWFVTILFVLSGSYLTIMNLKGSMSSGGATYAFKLDGEKISKLEVERTKATMIDGYSKYLGDKIDRSLIDIIAFNEVVDKNLTLKIAKDLKVKVPGSEVSEQYDRIESSIGNREQFKRMLQVQGYTRKSFKEELEKNLIVAKTLEKIRENVVPTEDEIKEFYDENQYTMFNGKKLDEVKDSIVKELKEIKGNEEYAVLLEQYRNKIKLDNIADEYSAYVERPELESDGFVVTNLDMARKTLQNLFLTNGDREKARELSKEYYDNQFKLAKEAVARGIKVDENLPLDYKFAEYNRELFENIKNSLNPTDEQLKEFFNKNRMAYDVFPSSDAYIAILKVDPSEADKAAAKEKANELLKKLTVENFADMARENTDEPNSNGGDLGWFSKKDMVEPFQKAVFEGEVGKIYPEPVETVFGQHLIYIADRNDEEERAKASHILVTPKISQETLEQKEKEIGELKAKLIENKVKFEDLAKENKDVLHSGLYSNINDAGYIPNLGYNSDLTKLIFKAPLNKIETAVINDAIFIFEKVKEVKYKAADFDENKDKIKDDYLNYQTQEEMKKLI, from the coding sequence ATGGCAATTAGAAAATTTCGTAAACAGATGAAACCTATTATCTGGTTTGTCACTATATTATTTGTATTAAGTGGAAGTTATTTAACAATAATGAACCTTAAAGGAAGTATGAGTAGTGGTGGAGCAACTTATGCTTTTAAATTAGATGGAGAAAAAATATCAAAACTTGAAGTAGAAAGAACAAAAGCTACAATGATTGATGGTTACTCAAAGTATTTAGGAGATAAAATAGATAGAAGTTTAATTGACATTATAGCTTTTAATGAGGTTGTTGATAAAAATCTAACTTTGAAAATAGCTAAAGATTTAAAAGTAAAAGTCCCTGGAAGTGAAGTTAGTGAACAATATGATAGAATAGAAAGTTCTATTGGAAATAGAGAGCAATTTAAGAGAATGTTACAAGTACAAGGATACACAAGAAAAAGTTTTAAAGAGGAGCTAGAAAAAAATCTTATTGTAGCAAAAACTCTTGAAAAGATTCGTGAAAATGTTGTTCCGACAGAAGATGAGATAAAAGAATTCTATGATGAAAATCAATATACTATGTTTAACGGGAAAAAGTTAGATGAAGTTAAAGATAGTATAGTAAAAGAGTTAAAAGAGATAAAGGGTAATGAAGAGTATGCAGTATTATTAGAGCAATATAGAAATAAGATAAAATTGGATAATATTGCTGATGAGTATTCTGCATATGTTGAAAGACCTGAATTAGAATCAGATGGATTTGTTGTTACAAATTTAGATATGGCAAGAAAAACTTTACAAAATCTATTTTTAACTAATGGTGATAGAGAGAAAGCAAGAGAATTGAGTAAAGAATACTATGATAATCAATTTAAACTTGCAAAAGAAGCAGTTGCTAGAGGAATAAAAGTAGATGAAAATCTTCCATTAGATTATAAATTTGCTGAGTATAATAGAGAGCTTTTTGAAAATATAAAAAACTCTTTAAATCCTACTGATGAGCAATTAAAAGAGTTCTTTAATAAAAATAGAATGGCATATGATGTTTTCCCAAGCTCAGATGCTTATATTGCAATATTAAAAGTTGATCCTTCTGAAGCTGATAAAGCAGCTGCAAAAGAGAAAGCTAATGAACTTTTAAAGAAATTAACAGTTGAAAACTTTGCAGATATGGCAAGAGAAAACACTGATGAGCCTAACTCTAATGGTGGAGATTTAGGTTGGTTCTCTAAAAAAGATATGGTTGAGCCTTTCCAAAAAGCAGTATTTGAAGGAGAGGTTGGAAAAATATACCCTGAACCAGTTGAAACTGTATTTGGACAACATCTAATTTATATAGCTGATAGAAATGATGAGGAAGAGAGAGCTAAAGCTAGTCACATATTAGTTACTCCAAAAATTTCTCAAGAAACTTTAGAACAAAAAGAGAAAGAGATAGGAGAATTAAAAGCTAAATTAATTGAAAATAAAGTTAAATTTGAAGATCTTGCTAAGGAGAATAAAGATGTTCTTCACAGTGGACTATATTCAAATATAAATGATGCTGGATATATTCCAAATCTAGGATATAACAGTGATCTTACAAAACTTATATTCAAAGCTCCTTTAAATAAAATAGAAACAGCAGTTATAAATGATGCAATCTTTATTTTTGAAAAAGTAAAAGAAGTAAAATATAAAGCTGCAGACTTTGATGAAAATAAAGATAAAATCAAAGATGATTATCTAAATTATCAAACTCAAGAAGAAATGAAAAAGCTTATTTAG
- a CDS encoding sigma-54-dependent Fis family transcriptional regulator — translation MKNAILAISERKETLKQIRKELSEQYEIITFNNLLDALDMLRESDFDIVLLDEYLTWFNFAEAKRKLNGIGKDFVVVALLDDENEEILNELKNADIYNYMMKPVELREMNRIIMPALKNLEILKEKRKLEEKLLSSEEETEIVGQSSRIKDVKNLIEKVAESDLPVLITGENGLGKELVAKEIFKKSDRRKNNYIVVSCASMPEETMERELFGYERGAFTGANASKKGLLEEADGGTMFLDDISAMDVKIQSKLLRVIEYGELKRVGGNKTRRVDVRFIVASDKDLKDETEKGKFRKDLYHRLTVFPIEVPPLRDRKEDIPLLANYFLNKIVRELHRDTPVISGEAMKYLMEYSYPGNIRELKNMIERMVILSTDKIIGIEDLPLEIKMKSDTVENKTVVGVGPLKDILEQEIYSLADVEKVVIAIALQKTRWNKQETSKLLGIGRTTLYEKIRKYGLDFK, via the coding sequence ATGAAGAATGCTATTTTAGCGATTTCAGAAAGAAAAGAAACATTAAAGCAAATAAGAAAAGAACTTTCAGAACAATATGAAATTATAACATTTAATAATCTTCTTGATGCATTAGATATGTTAAGAGAAAGTGATTTTGATATTGTACTATTAGATGAGTACTTAACATGGTTTAATTTTGCAGAGGCAAAGAGAAAATTAAATGGTATAGGAAAAGATTTTGTAGTAGTTGCTCTTTTAGATGATGAAAATGAAGAGATTTTAAATGAACTAAAAAATGCAGATATCTATAACTATATGATGAAACCAGTTGAATTAAGAGAGATGAACAGAATAATAATGCCAGCTCTTAAAAATCTTGAAATTTTAAAAGAAAAGAGAAAATTAGAGGAAAAATTACTAAGCAGTGAAGAAGAAACTGAAATAGTAGGACAATCTTCAAGAATTAAAGATGTTAAAAACCTAATAGAAAAAGTTGCTGAAAGCGATCTACCTGTTCTTATTACTGGAGAAAATGGACTTGGAAAAGAGCTAGTAGCTAAAGAGATCTTCAAGAAAAGTGATAGAAGAAAAAATAATTACATTGTTGTAAGTTGTGCATCTATGCCAGAAGAAACAATGGAAAGAGAACTTTTCGGATATGAAAGGGGAGCATTTACTGGAGCTAATGCAAGTAAAAAAGGATTATTAGAAGAAGCTGATGGAGGAACTATGTTCCTAGATGATATTTCAGCTATGGATGTAAAAATTCAATCTAAACTTCTAAGAGTTATTGAATATGGAGAGTTAAAAAGAGTTGGAGGAAATAAAACTAGAAGAGTAGATGTAAGATTTATTGTTGCTAGTGATAAAGACCTTAAAGATGAAACAGAAAAGGGAAAATTCAGAAAAGATCTATATCATAGATTAACTGTATTCCCAATTGAAGTTCCACCTCTAAGAGATAGAAAAGAGGATATCCCTCTATTAGCTAACTACTTCTTAAATAAGATAGTTAGAGAACTTCATAGAGATACTCCAGTTATTTCAGGAGAAGCTATGAAATATTTAATGGAATACTCATATCCTGGAAATATCAGAGAGTTAAAAAATATGATAGAAAGAATGGTTATCCTTTCTACAGATAAGATAATTGGAATAGAGGATCTACCACTTGAAATAAAAATGAAATCTGATACTGTTGAAAATAAAACAGTTGTAGGAGTTGGACCATTAAAAGATATCCTTGAACAAGAGATATATAGTTTAGCAGATGTAGAAAAAGTAGTTATAGCTATTGCTCTACAAAAAACAAGATGGAATAAACAAGAAACTTCAAAACTTCTTGGAATTGGAAGAACAACTCTTTATGAAAAAATTAGAAAATATGGTTTAGATTTTAAATAA
- a CDS encoding site-2 protease family protein: protein MNIIAAIIVLGIIIFIHELGHFVTAKFFKMPVSEFSIGMGPQVYSYDTINTTYSFRAIPLGGFVNIEGMEVDSKVEDGFNSKSPFARLVVLFAGVFMNFLLAFSIIFIMLNINGKAVQSKEAIVGHVLEKSNGSKVLLPKDKILSINGVNINNWDDISKTVSGLEKKDEIKLVIERDNEKKDVDLKLTYEPETKRYILGILPDYHIEKFTLGESIKASFLGLKKIMVDTLDGLKMVISGKVKSEEISGPIGIIKVVGEASKEGIGILAWLTALLSVNVGILNLLPLPALDGGRIIFVLLELVGIKVNKKIEERIHAAGMMLLFALFVYISANDIFNLTK from the coding sequence ATGAACATAATAGCAGCAATAATTGTACTAGGGATAATTATATTTATTCATGAACTAGGACATTTTGTTACAGCAAAATTTTTTAAAATGCCTGTAAGTGAATTTTCAATAGGTATGGGACCTCAAGTATACTCATATGATACAATAAATACAACATACTCTTTTAGAGCAATTCCACTAGGTGGTTTTGTAAATATAGAGGGAATGGAAGTTGATAGTAAAGTAGAAGATGGCTTTAATAGTAAGTCACCTTTTGCTAGATTAGTAGTACTTTTTGCTGGTGTATTTATGAACTTTTTGCTTGCTTTTTCTATTATTTTTATAATGCTTAATATAAATGGAAAAGCTGTTCAAAGTAAGGAAGCAATAGTAGGACATGTTTTAGAAAAGAGTAATGGAAGTAAAGTTTTATTACCTAAAGATAAGATTTTATCAATAAATGGAGTAAATATCAATAACTGGGATGATATAAGTAAAACTGTAAGTGGTTTAGAAAAAAAAGATGAGATAAAACTTGTTATTGAGAGAGATAATGAGAAAAAAGATGTAGATTTGAAATTAACTTATGAACCTGAAACAAAAAGATATATATTAGGAATTTTACCAGATTACCATATAGAGAAATTTACTCTAGGAGAGTCTATAAAAGCTAGTTTTTTAGGATTAAAAAAGATAATGGTAGATACTTTAGATGGATTAAAAATGGTAATAAGTGGAAAGGTAAAAAGTGAAGAGATAAGTGGACCAATAGGAATAATAAAGGTTGTTGGTGAAGCCTCAAAAGAAGGGATAGGGATTCTTGCATGGTTGACAGCTTTACTTTCTGTAAATGTAGGGATTTTGAATTTACTTCCTCTTCCTGCACTTGATGGTGGTAGAATAATATTTGTTTTATTGGAATTAGTGGGTATAAAAGTTAACAAAAAAATAGAAGAAAGAATACATGCAGCAGGTATGATGTTGCTATTTGCACTATTTGTTTATATCTCAGCTAATGATATTTTCAATCTTACAAAGTAG
- a CDS encoding thymidylate kinase: protein MGKLIVIEGTDSSGKETQTKKLFEKLEEKGLKVKKISFPNYDSPACEPVKMYLAGAFGEDAMKVNPYPVSTMYAIDRYASFKTDWEKFYNEDGIIVTDRYVTSNMVHQASKIKDLDEKKQYLNWLEDLEYEKMGIPRPDLVIFLNMPTDMAVKLMAERKNKITGEEKKDIHERDKEYLKESHANACKIANIYNWKEIKCSDGDRIKTIEEIGEEVFSLVEKVVL, encoded by the coding sequence ATGGGAAAACTTATAGTTATAGAGGGAACAGATTCAAGTGGAAAAGAAACACAAACTAAAAAATTATTTGAAAAGTTAGAGGAGAAAGGGTTAAAAGTTAAAAAAATATCTTTTCCCAATTATGATAGCCCAGCTTGTGAACCAGTAAAGATGTATCTAGCAGGAGCATTTGGAGAAGATGCAATGAAGGTAAATCCCTATCCTGTATCTACAATGTATGCAATAGATAGATATGCTTCGTTTAAAACAGATTGGGAAAAATTTTATAATGAAGATGGAATAATAGTTACAGATAGATATGTAACTTCAAATATGGTACATCAAGCTTCTAAAATTAAAGATTTAGATGAGAAGAAACAGTATCTAAATTGGTTAGAGGATTTAGAGTATGAGAAAATGGGGATACCTCGTCCAGACTTGGTAATATTTTTAAATATGCCAACTGATATGGCAGTAAAATTAATGGCAGAGAGAAAAAATAAGATAACTGGTGAAGAGAAAAAGGATATTCACGAAAGAGATAAGGAATATTTAAAGGAATCTCATGCAAATGCTTGTAAAATAGCTAATATATATAATTGGAAAGAGATAAAGTGCAGTGATGGAGATAGAATAAAAACTATTGAAGAGATAGGGGAAGAGGTTTTTTCTCTTGTAGAGAAAGTAGTTTTATAA
- a CDS encoding 1-deoxy-D-xylulose-5-phosphate reductoisomerase, translated as MKRIVVLGSTGSIGTSALDVIRNSNGKFQVVALSGNRNHKLLIEQIKEFSPKYVCVGTEEGYLEIGKEFPEVKLFLGDSGLTELANLKDYDILLTAVSGAIGIEATVAGIKNEKRIALANKETMVAAGEYINKLLKEYPKAEIVPVDSEHSAIFQSMLGGRKNEVNKLIITASGGTFRGKSVEELRNVKVEDALKHPNWSMGKKITIDSSSLVNKGLEVIEAHELFGVDYDNIEVLVHPQSIIHSMVEFKDRAVIAQLGAPDMKLPIQYAFTYPEREANRVFEPLDFTKASTLTFEQVDNKTFRGVELAYRAGRRGKSMPAVFNAANEVAVELFMKGKIGFLTIYEIIEKAMERHITIEIDSVETVKSVDRETREWVYSEYGEKEE; from the coding sequence ATGAAAAGAATAGTTGTATTAGGTTCAACAGGAAGTATAGGAACAAGTGCATTAGATGTAATAAGAAATAGCAATGGAAAGTTTCAAGTAGTAGCTTTAAGTGGAAATAGAAATCATAAACTATTAATTGAGCAAATAAAAGAATTTTCTCCTAAATATGTTTGTGTAGGAACTGAAGAGGGATACTTAGAAATAGGTAAAGAGTTTCCAGAAGTAAAGCTATTTTTAGGAGATAGTGGATTGACAGAATTAGCTAACCTAAAAGATTATGATATTCTTTTAACAGCTGTAAGTGGAGCTATAGGAATAGAGGCAACAGTGGCAGGAATAAAAAATGAAAAGAGAATAGCTCTTGCTAACAAGGAAACAATGGTTGCAGCTGGAGAATATATAAATAAACTTTTAAAAGAGTATCCAAAAGCAGAGATAGTACCAGTAGATAGTGAGCATTCAGCAATATTTCAATCTATGTTAGGTGGAAGAAAAAATGAGGTAAATAAGCTTATAATAACTGCTAGTGGTGGAACTTTTAGAGGGAAAAGTGTAGAGGAACTAAGAAATGTAAAGGTAGAAGATGCACTTAAACATCCTAACTGGTCTATGGGTAAAAAGATAACTATAGATTCATCATCATTAGTAAATAAAGGATTAGAAGTTATAGAAGCTCATGAACTTTTTGGAGTAGACTATGATAATATAGAGGTTTTAGTTCATCCTCAAAGTATAATTCATTCTATGGTAGAATTTAAAGATAGAGCTGTAATAGCACAACTAGGAGCACCAGATATGAAACTTCCTATTCAATATGCTTTTACATATCCAGAGAGAGAAGCAAACAGAGTTTTTGAGCCTCTTGATTTTACAAAAGCCTCAACATTGACTTTTGAACAAGTGGATAATAAAACTTTTAGAGGAGTAGAACTTGCATATAGAGCAGGGAGAAGAGGAAAGTCTATGCCAGCAGTATTTAATGCAGCAAATGAAGTGGCAGTAGAATTGTTTATGAAAGGAAAAATAGGATTTTTAACAATATATGAGATAATAGAAAAAGCTATGGAAAGACATATTACTATAGAGATAGATAGTGTTGAAACTGTTAAAAGTGTAGATAGAGAGACAAGAGAATGGGTATATAGTGAATATGGAGAGAAAGAGGAGTAA